A window of the Clupea harengus chromosome 8, Ch_v2.0.2, whole genome shotgun sequence genome harbors these coding sequences:
- the nsg2 gene encoding neuronal vesicle trafficking-associated protein 2, with product MVKLGSNLQDKGAKAVSIEDGFQNVPLITPLDVCNLQYQAPDKVVVKTRAEYQAEQKKAKLKVPKVEEFTISITDGVSERLKVTILIVLALAFLACIVFLVVYKAFTYDHTCPEGFIYKHKRCIPASLEAYYNSQDANSRGRFYTVISHYSVAKQTSSRSVSPWMPAGGAPHDAKPPNTDSQ from the exons ATGGTAAAACTGGGGAGTAATCTTCAAGACAAAGGCGCCAAAGCGGTTAGCATAGAGGATGGTTTCCAGAACGTGCCCCTCATCACGCCTTTGGATGTCTGTAATCTCCAGTACCAAGCCCCAGACAAG GTGGTGGTGAAGACCAGGGCCGAGTATCAGGCGGAGCAGAAGAAGGCCAAACTCAAGGTGCCAAAAGTGGAGGAGTTCACCATCAGCATCACCGATGGAGTGTCTGAGAGACTCAAG GTGACTATCCTCATTGTGCTGGCTCTGGCGTTTCTGGCCTGTATAGTGTTCCTGGTGGTGTATAAGGCCTTCACTTATGACCACACCTGCCCTGAAGGCTTCATCTATAAG CATAAGCGCTGCATCCCAGCTTCTCTGGAGGCGTACTACAACTCCCAGGATGCCAACTCGCGGGGGCGTTTCTACACAGTCATCAGCCATTACAGCGTGGCCAAGCAGACCAGCTCCCGCTCCGTCTCCCCTTGGATGCCCGCGGGCGGTGCCCCTCACGATGCCAAGCCGCCCAACACAGACAGCCAGTGA